A single genomic interval of Carettochelys insculpta isolate YL-2023 chromosome 28, ASM3395843v1, whole genome shotgun sequence harbors:
- the TMUB2 gene encoding transmembrane and ubiquitin-like domain-containing protein 2 gives MEPPGTTIIEGVGDEVTVVAGVVVLVLALVLAWLSTYVADGSNQLLGTIVATGESSVIHLGHVERYAGNSVTSEPPEPQGSPENAEEKAEEEEGAASDLGPAVEQGGSSGTSDSSLDHLLNIQGLPKRTSSSKSSALEQPGAESQGPSPMSHLREEREPCSGLIKVRLKFLNDTEEVAMVRPEDTVGILKSKYFPGRESQMKFIYQGQLLQDQARTLRSLNIMDNCVIHCHLSQSTSSPLPDSVVTPAEAGGVTVNIGNLMLPVFVVMLAVIWYCRINYRQFFTAPATVSLVGVTVFFSFLVFGMYGR, from the exons ATGGAGCCCCCTGGCACGACCATCATTGAAGGTGTGGGGGATGAAGTAACAGTGGTGGCTGGCGTGGTGGTTCTTGTCCTGGCTCTGGTGCTCGCATGGCTTTCCACGTACGTAGCTGATGGTAGCAACCAGCTTTTGGGAACTATTGTAGCTACGGGTGAATCCTCAGTGATCCATCTTGGCCATGTTGAACGGTATGCAGGGAACTCGGTCACGtcagagccacctgagccccaggggTCTCCTGAGAATGCAGAAGAAaaagcagaagaggaagaggGTGCTGCTTCTGACTTGGGCCCCGCCGttgagcaggggggcagcagtggcacctCTGACTCTAGCCTCGACCATCTGCTGAATATACAGGGTTTGCCCAAAAGGACATCATCCagcaagtccagtgccctggaaCAGCCAGGTGCAGAGAGCCAAGGACCCTCACCAATGTCACACctcagggaggagagagagccatgttcTGGGCTCATCAAAGTGCGTCTCAAGTTCCTCAATGACACAGAAGAGGTGGCCATGGTGAGACCGGAAGACACTGTGGGTATTCTGAAGAG CAAATATTTCCCAGGACGAGAAAGTCAGATGAAGTTTATCTACCAGGGGCAGCTACTCCAGGACCAGGCACGGACCCTCCGCTCCCTCAATATCATGGACAACTGCGTGATCCATTGCCACCTCTCACAGAGCACCAGCTCGCCCCTGCCTGACTCTGTGGTCACCCCAGCAGAAGCAGGTGGGGTGACAGTGAACATAGGGAATCTGATGCTCCctgtttttgtggtgatgttaGCTGTGATCTGGTACTGCCGCATCAACTACCGCCAGTTCTTCACTGCGCCGGCCACAGTCTCCTTGGTTGGGGTGACTGTTTTCTTCAGCTTCCTGGTTTTTGGGATGTATGGACGATAA